The proteins below come from a single Piscinibacter gummiphilus genomic window:
- a CDS encoding mannitol dehydrogenase family protein, with protein sequence MLKPSAAPPILQFGTSRFLQAHVDLFVSQALAVGRALGPIAVVQTTRSAESTARVRALAAGGGYTVRVRGLQRGVPVDIELRGEAVQEALDAESNWSRVRELACAAQVIVSNTGDAGYALDPRDDAALLHEAARVPRSFPAKLVVLLHARWQAAPQAPLSLYPCELVSRNGDVLRGVVVQLAQAWSLPKAFIAYLTQHCRWANSLVDRIVSEAIAPVGAVAEPYALWAIERQPGLVLPCSHESVLLTDELARHERLKLLLLNLGHTFLAERWLQSGQPQGATVLQAMNDKATRAELEAVWADEVLPVFEAIGEGQEALAYLDALRDRLLNPFLAHRLADIAQNHEQKKQRRLAPAVQLARELGLNVSQHRLRGALQGHQ encoded by the coding sequence ATGCTGAAGCCCTCGGCGGCGCCACCGATCCTGCAGTTCGGCACCAGCCGCTTCCTGCAGGCGCACGTGGATCTCTTTGTCTCGCAAGCTCTCGCCGTGGGCCGCGCGCTCGGCCCGATCGCCGTGGTGCAGACGACGCGCAGCGCCGAGAGCACGGCCCGCGTGAGGGCGCTGGCGGCCGGCGGTGGGTACACGGTGCGGGTGCGCGGGCTGCAGCGTGGCGTACCGGTCGACATCGAGCTGCGCGGCGAGGCGGTGCAAGAAGCACTCGATGCCGAATCGAATTGGTCGCGCGTACGCGAGCTTGCCTGCGCTGCGCAGGTGATCGTCTCCAACACGGGCGATGCCGGCTACGCGCTCGACCCGCGTGACGACGCCGCCCTGCTGCACGAGGCGGCCCGCGTGCCGCGCAGCTTCCCGGCCAAGCTCGTGGTGCTGCTGCACGCGCGCTGGCAAGCCGCGCCGCAAGCGCCTCTGTCGCTCTACCCGTGCGAGCTCGTCTCGCGCAACGGCGACGTGCTGCGCGGCGTGGTGGTGCAGCTTGCGCAGGCCTGGTCGCTGCCGAAGGCCTTCATCGCCTACCTCACGCAGCACTGCCGCTGGGCGAATTCCCTGGTCGACCGGATCGTCTCCGAAGCGATCGCGCCGGTGGGCGCGGTGGCCGAGCCCTATGCCCTGTGGGCGATCGAGCGGCAGCCGGGGCTCGTGCTGCCGTGCTCGCACGAGTCGGTGTTGCTGACCGATGAACTCGCGCGGCACGAGCGGCTCAAGCTGCTGCTGCTCAACCTCGGCCACACCTTCCTGGCCGAGCGCTGGCTGCAGTCGGGCCAGCCCCAAGGCGCGACGGTGCTGCAGGCCATGAACGACAAGGCCACGCGCGCCGAACTCGAGGCCGTCTGGGCCGACGAGGTGCTGCCCGTGTTCGAGGCCATAGGCGAAGGCCAGGAAGCGCTCGCGTACCTCGATGCGCTGCGCGACCGGCTGCTCAACCCCTTTCTCGCGCACCGCCTGGCCGACATCGCGCAAAACCACGAACAGAAGAAGCAGCGCCGCCTCGCGCCTGCCGTGCAGTTGGCCCGCGAGCTGGGGCTGAACGTGTCGCAGCACCGGTTGCGTGGGGCGCTGCAAGGCCACCAGTGA
- a CDS encoding amidohydrolase family protein, translated as MQIIDAHQHFWRLDDRAGHWPPPSLTEIHRDFGPDDLHPTLERCRVAGTVLVQSLPTVADTEQLLQLADRHAFIKGVVGWVDMKAADAPAQIARLARHPRLKGLRPMLQDLDDVHWIDDPALDPAVGAMLEHGLSFDALVLPRHLRPLLEFARRHPRLPIVVDHAAKPVIPRGELVPWRHDLAALAELPRVHCKLSGLLTEAGPFPHAQRLQPWMEVVYGLFGPQRLIWGSDWPVLRLAGSYEGWLTMSRRFCETQPGADEASVAAVFGGNAHRFYRLD; from the coding sequence ATGCAGATCATCGACGCCCACCAGCACTTCTGGCGCCTGGACGACCGCGCCGGGCACTGGCCGCCGCCCTCGCTCACGGAGATCCACCGCGACTTCGGCCCCGACGACCTGCACCCCACACTCGAGCGCTGCCGCGTTGCCGGCACGGTGCTCGTGCAATCGCTTCCGACCGTGGCCGACACTGAGCAGCTGCTGCAGCTTGCCGACCGGCATGCCTTCATCAAGGGTGTGGTGGGCTGGGTCGACATGAAGGCGGCCGATGCTCCGGCGCAGATCGCACGCCTCGCACGGCACCCGAGGCTCAAGGGCTTGCGGCCGATGCTGCAGGACCTCGACGACGTGCACTGGATCGACGACCCCGCGCTCGACCCCGCCGTGGGCGCGATGCTCGAACACGGCCTGAGCTTCGACGCACTGGTGCTGCCGCGCCACCTGCGCCCGCTGCTCGAGTTCGCGCGGCGCCACCCGCGCCTGCCCATCGTGGTCGACCATGCCGCCAAGCCGGTGATCCCGCGCGGCGAGCTGGTGCCGTGGCGGCATGACCTCGCGGCGCTGGCCGAGCTGCCGCGCGTGCATTGCAAGCTCTCGGGCCTGCTGACCGAGGCCGGTCCATTTCCGCACGCGCAGCGCCTGCAGCCCTGGATGGAGGTGGTGTACGGCCTCTTCGGGCCGCAGCGCCTGATCTGGGGCAGCGACTGGCCGGTGCTGCGCCTGGCCGGCAGTTACGAAGGCTGGCTCACGATGTCCCGGCGCTTCTGCGAAACCCAGCCCGGGGCCGATGAGGCCAGTGTCGCGGCCGTCTTCGGCGGCAACGCACACCGCTTCTACCGACTCGACTGA
- a CDS encoding ABC transporter substrate-binding protein — protein MKHLAGVAIAAALGLASAASVAADKEIAVIVKTANSDFWQNVKKGANDGVAGMKGYTTTFQGAASDTDLAGQVALVENAVNRKVAGIVLAPSDPDALIPAMKKAWEAKIPVILIDSAASDAGKNYYQSFLATDNKKAGELCAQALIAKIGTTGKVAIMSYTAGSGSEIGRVGGFKDYIAKHSKLQIVGPFYSNSQMGTALNQTTDVLAANADLKGIFGANEPTAIGMGRALVQAGKAGKVVAIGFDGNADLQGFIKDGTLEAIAVQSAYQMGSLGVKTAIEVAQGKKVPKFRDTGVVMVTKTNIDTAEAKNVLY, from the coding sequence ATGAAGCATCTGGCAGGCGTGGCCATCGCAGCCGCGCTCGGCTTGGCCAGCGCCGCCTCGGTGGCCGCCGACAAGGAGATCGCGGTGATCGTGAAGACCGCCAACAGCGATTTCTGGCAGAACGTCAAGAAGGGCGCCAACGATGGCGTCGCCGGCATGAAGGGCTACACCACCACCTTCCAGGGCGCGGCCTCCGACACCGACCTCGCGGGCCAGGTTGCGCTGGTGGAGAACGCGGTCAACCGCAAGGTGGCCGGCATCGTGCTCGCGCCCTCCGACCCCGACGCGCTGATCCCCGCCATGAAGAAAGCCTGGGAGGCCAAGATCCCGGTGATCCTGATCGACTCGGCTGCGTCGGATGCCGGCAAGAACTACTACCAGTCGTTCCTCGCCACCGACAACAAGAAGGCCGGCGAACTGTGCGCACAGGCGCTCATCGCCAAGATCGGCACCACCGGCAAGGTCGCGATCATGTCGTACACCGCCGGCTCGGGCTCCGAGATCGGGCGCGTGGGCGGCTTCAAGGACTACATCGCCAAGCACTCCAAGCTGCAGATCGTCGGCCCGTTCTATTCCAACTCGCAGATGGGCACGGCGCTCAACCAGACGACCGACGTGCTGGCCGCCAACGCCGACCTGAAGGGCATCTTCGGCGCCAACGAGCCGACCGCCATCGGCATGGGCCGCGCGTTGGTGCAGGCCGGCAAGGCCGGCAAGGTGGTGGCCATCGGCTTCGACGGCAACGCCGACCTGCAGGGCTTCATCAAGGACGGCACGCTCGAAGCGATCGCCGTGCAAAGCGCATACCAGATGGGCAGCCTGGGCGTGAAGACGGCCATCGAGGTTGCGCAAGGCAAGAAGGTGCCGAAGTTCCGCGACACCGGCGTGGTGATGGTCACCAAGACCAACATCGACACGGCCGAGGCGAAGAACGTCCTGTACTGA
- a CDS encoding sugar ABC transporter ATP-binding protein, which produces MLRLDGICKRFFNVVALAGVSLSLERGEVHAVCGENGAGKSTLMKIISGQFAPDEGTLYYKGQARHFASTQEAQAAGIAMIHQELNLVPHLSVAENIYLAREPRRGWFIDRERLRADAARCLQRLGVDISPQAIVRTLSVAQRQMVEIAKALSLDAELLIMDEPTSSLTESETRQLFKVIHELRHGGVGILYISHRLDEMHGIVDRVTVLRDGRYIATHDFADTTIDAIVERMVGRPLDDKFPPATRMPGDEVLLSVSRLTRQGAFRDVGFELRRGEILGFAGLMGAGRTEVARAIFGADPVDAGQVMLQGQAVSIRSPIDAIAHGIAYLSEDRKAHGLALDMTIAQNVTLARTGAVANRLGFIRFAEEAAVARRYVDTLAIRTPSVHQKVRNLSGGNQQKVVLGKWLFRDSRVLFFDEPTRGIDVGAKYAIYQLLDELAAEGIGVVLISSELPEILGMTDRVAVFHEGRITDIVDTRHTTQEALMHLASGRTHPVSTVS; this is translated from the coding sequence CTGCTGCGCCTGGACGGGATCTGCAAGCGCTTCTTCAACGTGGTCGCGCTGGCCGGCGTGAGCCTGTCGCTCGAGCGTGGCGAGGTGCATGCGGTCTGCGGGGAAAACGGCGCCGGCAAGTCGACGCTGATGAAGATCATCAGCGGCCAGTTCGCGCCCGACGAAGGCACGCTCTACTACAAGGGCCAAGCGCGTCATTTCGCGTCCACGCAGGAGGCCCAGGCGGCGGGCATCGCGATGATCCACCAGGAGCTGAACCTGGTGCCGCATCTCTCGGTCGCCGAGAACATCTACCTCGCCCGCGAGCCGCGCCGCGGCTGGTTCATCGACCGCGAGCGGCTGCGGGCCGACGCGGCGCGCTGCCTGCAGCGCCTGGGCGTCGACATCTCGCCGCAGGCCATCGTGCGCACGCTCTCGGTGGCGCAGCGGCAGATGGTCGAGATCGCCAAGGCGCTGTCGCTCGATGCCGAGCTGCTGATCATGGACGAGCCCACGTCGTCGCTCACCGAGTCCGAGACGCGGCAGCTCTTCAAGGTGATCCACGAGCTGCGCCATGGCGGCGTGGGCATCCTCTACATCTCGCACCGGCTCGACGAGATGCACGGCATCGTCGACCGTGTCACGGTGCTGCGTGATGGCCGCTACATCGCCACCCACGACTTTGCCGACACCACCATCGACGCGATCGTCGAACGCATGGTCGGCCGCCCGCTGGACGACAAGTTCCCGCCCGCCACGCGCATGCCTGGCGACGAGGTACTGCTGTCGGTCTCGCGGCTCACCCGCCAGGGCGCCTTCCGAGACGTCGGCTTCGAGCTGCGGCGCGGAGAGATCCTCGGTTTCGCCGGCTTGATGGGCGCCGGCCGCACGGAAGTGGCGCGCGCCATCTTCGGGGCCGACCCGGTCGATGCCGGCCAGGTGATGCTGCAGGGCCAAGCCGTCTCGATCCGCTCGCCCATCGACGCCATCGCGCACGGCATTGCCTACCTCTCGGAAGACCGCAAGGCCCATGGTCTCGCGCTCGACATGACCATCGCCCAGAACGTGACGCTCGCGCGCACCGGCGCGGTGGCGAACCGCCTCGGTTTCATCCGCTTTGCCGAAGAAGCGGCGGTGGCGCGGCGCTACGTCGACACGCTTGCGATCCGCACGCCCTCGGTGCACCAGAAGGTGCGCAATCTCTCGGGCGGCAACCAGCAGAAGGTCGTGCTCGGCAAGTGGCTCTTCCGCGATTCGCGGGTGCTCTTCTTCGACGAGCCCACGCGCGGCATCGACGTGGGCGCCAAGTACGCGATCTACCAGTTGCTCGACGAACTCGCCGCCGAAGGCATCGGCGTGGTGCTGATCAGCTCGGAGCTGCCCGAGATCCTGGGCATGACCGACCGCGTGGCGGTGTTCCACGAAGGGCGCATCACCGACATCGTCGACACGCGCCACACCACGCAAGAAGCCCTGATGCACCTGGCCTCGGGGCGCACGCACCCCGTCAGCACCGTTTCCTGA
- a CDS encoding zinc-binding alcohol dehydrogenase family protein yields the protein MLTVICQTPRELRAEERPRPTPGPDEVLLRVKRVGVCGTDLHIFTGDQPYLAYPRVMGHELSGIVESAPAKSGLRAGDAAFVMPYLSCGRCIACRQGKTNCCVNIQVLGVHRDGAFTEYLCVPSAFVHKAEGVSLDQAAMVEFLSIGAHAVRRGTVHAGQRVLVVGAGPIGMAAAIFSRQQGAAVTTLDTRRDRLDFCDRHLRVDSTVQIGDDDEARLSALTGGEFFDVVFDATGNARAMERGFKFVAHGGTYVMVSVVRDAITFSDPEFHKRETTLLGSRNATMQDFETVLSAMRAGGVPTDALNTHRMPLARVPDEFATLLDPSQGVVKAIVEC from the coding sequence ATGCTCACCGTCATCTGCCAGACCCCTCGCGAGCTGCGCGCCGAGGAGCGCCCACGCCCCACGCCCGGCCCCGACGAGGTGCTGCTGCGCGTGAAGCGTGTGGGTGTGTGCGGCACCGACCTGCACATCTTCACCGGTGACCAGCCCTACCTTGCCTATCCGCGCGTGATGGGCCATGAGCTCTCGGGCATCGTGGAATCGGCCCCTGCGAAGAGCGGCCTGCGCGCCGGCGATGCGGCCTTCGTGATGCCCTACCTCTCGTGCGGCCGCTGCATCGCGTGCCGCCAGGGCAAGACCAACTGCTGCGTGAACATCCAGGTGCTGGGCGTGCACCGCGACGGCGCCTTCACCGAGTACCTCTGCGTGCCCTCGGCCTTCGTGCACAAGGCCGAAGGCGTGTCGCTCGACCAGGCGGCGATGGTGGAGTTCCTCTCCATCGGTGCCCATGCGGTGCGCCGCGGCACGGTGCATGCGGGCCAGCGCGTGCTGGTGGTCGGCGCCGGGCCGATTGGCATGGCGGCGGCGATCTTCTCGCGCCAGCAGGGCGCCGCCGTGACCACGCTCGACACGCGGCGCGACCGCCTCGATTTCTGCGATCGCCACCTGCGCGTCGACTCGACGGTGCAGATCGGCGATGACGACGAGGCGCGGCTCTCGGCACTCACCGGCGGTGAGTTCTTCGACGTGGTGTTCGACGCCACCGGCAATGCGCGCGCGATGGAGCGCGGCTTCAAGTTCGTGGCGCATGGCGGCACCTATGTGATGGTGTCGGTGGTGCGCGATGCCATCACCTTTTCCGACCCCGAGTTCCACAAGCGCGAGACCACGCTGCTGGGCAGCCGCAACGCGACGATGCAGGACTTCGAGACCGTGCTCTCGGCGATGCGCGCGGGCGGCGTGCCGACCGACGCGCTCAACACCCACCGCATGCCGCTCGCGCGTGTGCCGGACGAGTTCGCCACGCTGCTCGACCCGTCGCAAGGGGTGGTGAAGGCGATCGTCGAATGCTGA
- a CDS encoding aldo/keto reductase, with the protein MKHTDRRRLPRADLSVPVFGLGCAQLGGLFQPMTDAGAQALVQAAWDKGIRFFDTAPYYGYTLSERRLGAALARHPRGDHLLSTKVGRVMVPDASVRPGDDGFAEPLPFRPHYDYSHAGVMRSFDDSLQRLGVAQVDILFVHDIGRVTHGERHAHHWEQLTRGGGFRALETLRREGRVRAIGLGVNEWEIVRDALQEADLDVSMLAGRYTLLEQQSLSPLLDESARRGHAIVVAGPFNSGVLAGSGHFNYGRAPEAVLARVAALEAVCREFEVPLPAAALQFPLAHPAVVSCMAGAHDAAQLRQNIAWLQEPVPDALWLALRDRGLVDERAPLPLSGQ; encoded by the coding sequence ATGAAGCACACCGATCGCCGACGACTGCCCCGGGCCGACCTGTCGGTGCCGGTGTTCGGCCTCGGCTGCGCGCAGCTCGGCGGGCTCTTCCAGCCGATGACGGACGCTGGCGCCCAAGCGCTCGTGCAGGCGGCGTGGGACAAAGGCATCCGCTTCTTCGACACCGCGCCGTACTACGGCTACACGCTCTCGGAACGCCGCCTCGGGGCAGCACTCGCGCGCCACCCGCGCGGGGACCACCTGCTCAGCACCAAGGTCGGCCGCGTGATGGTGCCCGACGCCAGCGTCCGGCCGGGGGACGACGGCTTCGCCGAGCCGCTGCCCTTCCGGCCGCACTACGACTACAGCCATGCGGGCGTGATGCGCTCGTTCGACGACAGCCTGCAACGCCTGGGCGTGGCGCAGGTCGACATCCTCTTCGTGCACGACATCGGCCGCGTCACCCACGGCGAGCGCCATGCCCACCATTGGGAGCAGCTCACGCGTGGCGGCGGTTTCCGTGCGCTCGAGACGCTGCGCCGTGAAGGGCGTGTGCGTGCAATCGGGCTGGGCGTGAACGAATGGGAGATCGTGCGCGACGCGCTGCAGGAGGCCGATCTCGACGTGAGCATGCTCGCCGGCCGCTACACGCTGCTCGAGCAGCAGAGCCTCTCGCCGCTGCTCGACGAGAGCGCCCGGCGCGGGCACGCGATCGTGGTGGCGGGGCCCTTCAACTCCGGCGTGCTCGCCGGAAGCGGGCATTTCAACTACGGCCGTGCGCCCGAGGCGGTGCTCGCACGGGTGGCCGCGCTCGAAGCGGTGTGCCGCGAGTTCGAGGTGCCTCTGCCCGCCGCGGCATTGCAGTTTCCGCTGGCGCACCCGGCCGTGGTGTCGTGCATGGCCGGGGCGCACGACGCGGCCCAACTGCGCCAGAACATCGCCTGGCTGCAAGAGCCCGTGCCCGACGCGCTGTGGCTCGCGCTGCGCGACCGTGGGCTCGTCGACGAGCGCGCGCCGCTCCCACTCTCGGGCCAGTGA
- a CDS encoding ABC transporter permease, producing the protein MNDRQQDLVQKFAALGSLLALTLVFSMISDAFFTMGNGLTVALQVTSIAYLGIGATCVIITGGIDLSVGSILALSGVVAALLVKAGWPVPVGMLAGLAIGAACGLVNGLCVTVLKLPPFIATLGMMLVARGIALQITEARAIGGLGESFAALGNGSLWRVVKVGDDGFPDVVFPGIPYPVLLMIVLAIVVAVMLNRSTLGRHLYAVGSNSEAARLSGVNVARVTVFAYVLSGLLAGLTGCVLMSRLVTAQPSEGLMYELDAIAAAVIGGTSLSGGVGTISGTLIGAFVIGILRNGLNMGGVSAFVQQIIIGLVILLTVWIDQMRNRR; encoded by the coding sequence ATGAACGACCGACAGCAAGACCTCGTCCAGAAGTTCGCAGCGCTCGGCAGCCTGCTCGCGCTCACGCTCGTGTTCTCGATGATCAGCGACGCCTTCTTCACCATGGGCAACGGGCTCACCGTGGCCCTGCAGGTGACCTCGATCGCCTATCTCGGCATCGGCGCGACCTGCGTGATCATCACCGGCGGCATCGACCTCTCGGTGGGCTCCATCCTCGCGCTCTCGGGCGTGGTGGCCGCGCTGCTCGTCAAGGCTGGCTGGCCCGTGCCGGTGGGCATGCTCGCCGGCCTCGCGATCGGCGCCGCCTGCGGCCTGGTGAACGGGCTGTGCGTCACCGTGCTGAAGCTGCCGCCCTTCATCGCCACGCTCGGCATGATGCTCGTGGCGCGTGGCATCGCCTTGCAGATCACCGAGGCGCGCGCCATCGGCGGCCTCGGCGAGAGCTTCGCCGCGCTCGGCAACGGCAGCCTCTGGCGTGTCGTCAAGGTGGGTGACGACGGCTTCCCCGATGTCGTCTTCCCCGGCATTCCCTACCCGGTGCTGCTGATGATCGTGCTCGCGATCGTGGTCGCGGTGATGCTCAACCGCAGCACGCTCGGGCGCCATCTCTATGCGGTGGGCTCCAACAGCGAGGCGGCGCGCCTGTCGGGCGTGAACGTGGCGCGCGTCACCGTCTTCGCCTATGTGCTGTCGGGCCTGCTCGCGGGCCTCACGGGCTGCGTGCTGATGTCGCGCCTCGTCACGGCGCAGCCCAGCGAGGGCCTCATGTACGAACTCGATGCCATCGCTGCCGCCGTCATCGGCGGCACCTCGCTCAGCGGTGGCGTGGGCACGATCAGCGGCACGCTGATCGGTGCCTTCGTGATCGGCATCCTGCGCAACGGATTGAACATGGGCGGCGTCTCCGCCTTCGTGCAGCAAATCATCATCGGCCTGGTCATCCTGCTCACGGTGTGGATCGACCAGATGCGCAATCGACGATGA
- a CDS encoding L-rhamnose mutarotase yields the protein MQSMGMVIGIRSEHIAEYRRLHAAVWPGVLDRLRRSHIRNYSIFLREPENLLFGYWEYHGSDFEADMAAIAADPETQRWWRLCGPCQVPLASRQPGEHWAPMVSVFHVD from the coding sequence ATGCAAAGCATGGGCATGGTCATCGGCATCCGCTCGGAGCACATCGCCGAGTACCGCCGGCTGCATGCGGCCGTGTGGCCGGGCGTGCTCGATCGGCTGCGCCGCTCGCACATCCGCAACTACAGCATCTTCCTGCGCGAGCCGGAGAACCTGCTCTTCGGCTACTGGGAATACCACGGCAGCGACTTCGAGGCCGACATGGCCGCCATCGCGGCCGACCCTGAGACACAACGCTGGTGGCGCCTGTGCGGCCCGTGCCAGGTGCCGCTCGCGTCCCGCCAACCCGGCGAACACTGGGCCCCGATGGTCTCGGTGTTCCACGTCGACTGA
- a CDS encoding altronate dehydratase family protein encodes MSTSPSPLILLSDADNVAVARHDIPAGTALVAGAAQVVSRSAIQSGHKVALQRIAAGEVVRKYGQVIGLATCDIAPGEHVHVHNLGMGGDTHDHAPGREYQRTVPAATPATFRGIVRRDGRVGTRNYIGVIASVNCSATVCRYIAEAFKGDALLDYPNVDGVVAITHGSGCGMSGGGEGIELLRRTLRGYADHPNFAGVLVIGLGCEVNQVAPLVESLNAREPGLVAAMTIQEEGGTREAVEQGKAMLREMLPLANAVTRREVPASHLVVGLQCGGSDGYSGISANPALGAAVDLLVAHGGTAILSETPEIYGAEHLLTARAASPAVAERLMARIRWWEDYTRLHHGDMNNNPSPGNKAGGITTILEKSLGAVAKGGSTGLMAVYEYAEPVRERGLVFMDTPGYDPVSATGQVAGGANLICFTTGRGSTYGCKPTPSLKIATHNALFKRMSLDMDFNCGEIVEGHQTVAEAGAALFALMLATASGRPTCSEQHGMGDNEFVPWQLGAVM; translated from the coding sequence ATGAGCACATCACCCTCGCCCCTCATCCTCTTGAGCGATGCCGACAACGTGGCCGTCGCACGCCACGACATTCCGGCCGGCACGGCCCTTGTGGCAGGCGCCGCGCAGGTCGTGAGCCGCAGTGCCATCCAGAGCGGCCACAAGGTCGCGTTGCAGCGCATCGCCGCAGGCGAGGTGGTGCGCAAGTACGGGCAGGTCATCGGGCTGGCGACCTGCGACATCGCACCGGGCGAGCACGTGCACGTGCACAACCTCGGCATGGGCGGCGACACGCACGATCACGCGCCCGGGCGCGAGTACCAGCGCACGGTGCCGGCCGCCACGCCCGCCACCTTTCGCGGCATCGTGCGCCGAGATGGACGTGTGGGCACGCGCAACTACATCGGCGTGATCGCGAGCGTCAACTGCTCGGCCACTGTCTGTCGCTACATCGCCGAGGCCTTCAAGGGCGACGCGCTGCTCGACTACCCAAACGTCGATGGCGTGGTGGCCATCACGCATGGCAGCGGCTGCGGCATGAGCGGCGGCGGCGAGGGCATCGAGCTCCTGCGCCGCACGCTGCGCGGCTATGCCGACCATCCCAACTTCGCGGGCGTGCTGGTGATCGGCCTCGGCTGCGAGGTGAACCAGGTGGCGCCGCTGGTGGAGAGCCTCAACGCGCGCGAGCCCGGGCTGGTGGCCGCGATGACGATCCAGGAAGAGGGCGGCACGCGCGAGGCGGTGGAGCAGGGCAAGGCGATGCTGCGCGAGATGCTGCCGCTCGCCAACGCGGTGACGCGCCGCGAGGTGCCCGCAAGCCACCTGGTGGTGGGCCTGCAGTGCGGCGGCTCCGACGGCTACTCCGGCATCAGCGCCAACCCGGCGCTGGGCGCCGCGGTCGACCTGCTGGTGGCGCATGGCGGCACGGCCATCCTCTCCGAGACACCCGAGATCTATGGCGCCGAACACCTGCTGACCGCGCGGGCCGCATCGCCCGCGGTGGCCGAGCGGCTGATGGCGCGCATCCGCTGGTGGGAGGACTACACCCGCCTGCATCATGGCGACATGAACAACAACCCGTCGCCCGGCAACAAGGCCGGCGGCATCACGACGATCCTCGAGAAATCGCTGGGCGCGGTGGCCAAGGGCGGCAGCACGGGGCTGATGGCAGTCTACGAGTACGCCGAGCCGGTGCGCGAACGCGGCCTCGTGTTCATGGACACGCCGGGCTACGACCCGGTCTCGGCCACGGGCCAGGTGGCGGGCGGCGCCAACCTCATCTGCTTCACCACCGGCCGCGGCTCCACCTACGGCTGCAAGCCCACGCCCTCGCTCAAGATCGCCACGCACAATGCGCTCTTCAAGCGCATGAGCCTCGACATGGATTTCAACTGCGGCGAGATCGTGGAAGGCCACCAGACCGTGGCCGAAGCCGGCGCGGCACTCTTCGCGCTGATGCTGGCCACGGCGTCGGGGCGGCCCACCTGCAGCGAGCAGCACGGGATGGGCGACAACGAATTCGTGCCGTGGCAACTCGGGGCGGTGATGTGA
- a CDS encoding FadR/GntR family transcriptional regulator codes for MPTPALVPPAASQLRPVETRRLYQQIADQIRDLIQRGVFKPGSKLPPERDLAQQLGVSRPSLREALIALDIEQSVEIRSGSGVYVCNPPERPARSTEAMGESPSELMQARAAVEGDVAVLACAHVSAEALSRLRESIEGMRAQIAQGLSPLGHDRQFHITLAEMSGNSVMVRLVSDLFDERHSPISSQLSVRFENTRTWNTALKEHEAIYRALESRDPLSAQAAMRSHLKASEERWVGG; via the coding sequence GTGCCCACACCAGCGCTTGTCCCCCCAGCCGCGTCCCAGCTCCGCCCTGTTGAAACCCGCCGGCTCTACCAGCAGATCGCCGACCAGATTCGCGACCTGATCCAGCGTGGTGTGTTCAAGCCGGGCAGCAAGCTGCCGCCGGAGCGCGACCTGGCACAGCAGCTCGGCGTGTCGCGCCCGTCGTTGCGGGAAGCGCTGATCGCGCTCGACATCGAGCAGAGCGTCGAGATCCGCAGCGGCTCGGGGGTTTATGTGTGCAACCCGCCGGAGCGGCCCGCCAGGAGCACCGAGGCCATGGGCGAAAGCCCGAGCGAACTGATGCAGGCCCGTGCCGCGGTCGAAGGCGACGTGGCGGTGCTCGCGTGCGCGCATGTGAGCGCGGAGGCCCTGTCGCGCCTGCGCGAAAGCATCGAGGGCATGCGTGCCCAGATCGCGCAAGGGCTGTCGCCACTTGGCCATGACCGCCAGTTCCACATCACGCTGGCCGAGATGAGCGGCAACTCGGTGATGGTGCGGCTGGTGTCAGACCTCTTCGACGAGCGCCACAGCCCGATCTCGTCGCAGCTGAGCGTGCGCTTCGAGAACACCCGCACCTGGAACACCGCGCTCAAGGAGCACGAAGCGATCTACCGCGCCCTCGAATCGCGCGACCCGCTCAGCGCCCAGGCGGCGATGCGCTCGCACCTGAAGGCATCCGAGGAGCGGTGGGTCGGCGGCTGA